Proteins found in one Miscanthus floridulus cultivar M001 chromosome 4, ASM1932011v1, whole genome shotgun sequence genomic segment:
- the LOC136550667 gene encoding uncharacterized protein gives MLLRTHDLVQYCNEERKGKRILSMCPEHPSFSPLLLGKAYSNLFSCPIIAGMLLERGSRFSVLLLAPQDKQANISVTPCFPCRLRK, from the exons atgctgcttcgaacccacgacctg GTGCAATACTGCAACGAAGAAAGAAAAGGGAAGCGAATTTTATCCATGTGCCCTGAACACCCTAGTTTTTCTCCCCTTCTTTTGGGTAaag cctactccaacttgttt TCCTGCCCAATAATAGCCGGAATGCTTCTAGAAAGGGGTTCCAGGTTTAGTGTGTTGCTTCTTGCCCCTCAAGATAAGCAGGCTAATATTAGTGTTACACCGTGCTTCCCCTGCCGTTTAAGAAAGTAG